In a genomic window of Pseudomonas oryzihabitans:
- a CDS encoding AraC family transcriptional regulator, translating into MHVAAFLEPRPAELEVILAEPDQSFRWYQHDYPFALARWNHHPEYEIHLIRKGSGRLLAGDYVGPFDAGHVAMIGPNLPHDWIGDLSPGEVLEGRDVVIQFSGELLRSLSTLAPELGEYLPLLERARRGLEFTGATARGAAELIEEIGALRGARRLLGLFSLLELLARAPAAEVVCLASACYAPALDARSSARIHHAFDYLLSELTEDIRLPVIAQRVGMSEAGFSRFFKKVTGHGFIELARKLRIQRACRLLMRPELSIAAICFEVGYANLSNFNRHFRTEMQQTPSEYRRKLTNSKASVEP; encoded by the coding sequence ATGCACGTCGCCGCCTTTCTGGAACCCCGGCCTGCGGAGCTGGAGGTGATCCTCGCCGAGCCCGACCAGAGCTTTCGCTGGTACCAGCACGACTATCCCTTCGCGCTGGCACGCTGGAATCATCATCCCGAGTACGAGATCCACCTGATCCGCAAGGGCAGTGGACGCCTCTTGGCGGGTGACTATGTCGGTCCCTTCGACGCAGGCCATGTGGCCATGATCGGCCCGAACCTACCGCATGACTGGATCGGTGACCTCTCACCGGGCGAGGTGCTGGAAGGTCGCGATGTGGTCATCCAGTTCAGCGGCGAACTGCTGCGCTCCCTGAGTACCCTGGCCCCGGAGCTCGGCGAGTATCTGCCGTTGCTCGAACGAGCCAGGCGCGGCCTTGAATTCACCGGTGCAACGGCCCGCGGCGCGGCCGAGCTGATCGAAGAAATCGGAGCGTTACGGGGCGCCCGGCGGCTGCTGGGGCTGTTTTCCCTGCTGGAGCTCCTGGCTCGCGCACCGGCTGCCGAGGTGGTCTGTCTGGCCAGTGCCTGTTATGCACCGGCCCTGGACGCCCGCAGTTCGGCGCGCATCCATCACGCCTTCGACTACCTGTTGAGCGAACTGACGGAGGACATCCGGCTACCGGTGATCGCCCAGCGCGTGGGTATGAGCGAAGCCGGCTTTTCCCGTTTCTTCAAGAAGGTCACCGGCCATGGCTTCATCGAACTGGCCCGCAAGCTGCGCATCCAGCGCGCCTGCCGCCTGTTGATGCGTCCGGAGCTGTCCATCGCGGCCATCTGCTTCGAGGTGGGCTACGCCAATCTGTCCAATTTCAATCGGCATTTCCGCACCGAGATGCAGCAGACGCCAAGCGAGTACCGGCGCAAGCTAACCAATAGCAAGGCCAGTGTGGAGCCCTGA
- a CDS encoding ABC transporter substrate-binding protein, giving the protein MKPSFALLLSASLSFTGVAQAVESVTIATVNNSDMIRMQRLSQVFEQQHPDIKLNWVVLEENVLRQRLTTDITTGGGQFDVLTIGTYETPLWGAKGWLEPMKELPASYDVNDIFPAVREGLSVRGTLYALPFYGESTVTYYRKDLFQQAGLTMPAQPTWSQLGAFAAKLNQPDKEQYGLCLRGKPGWGENVALISILANAFGARWFDMQWQPQLTSPEWKAAATFYVDTLRKYGPPGASSNGFNENLALFNSGKCALWVDASVAGSFTTDKSQSKVADQVGFAASPHEVTDKGSSWLYAWSLGIPATSKHKDAAKAFITWATSKDYIKLVADKDGIANVPPGTRESTYSPAYLAAAPFAKITLEMMQHADPAHPSAQPVPYVGIQYVTIPEFQAIGTSVGQLFAAALTGQMSVDQALNAAQTSTAREMKRAGYPK; this is encoded by the coding sequence ATGAAGCCCTCCTTCGCTTTGCTGCTGTCCGCCAGTCTCAGTTTCACCGGCGTCGCCCAGGCTGTCGAGTCGGTCACCATCGCCACGGTCAACAACAGCGACATGATCCGCATGCAGCGGCTGTCCCAGGTGTTCGAGCAGCAGCATCCCGATATCAAGCTCAATTGGGTGGTGCTCGAAGAGAACGTCCTGCGCCAGCGCCTGACCACCGACATCACCACCGGTGGCGGCCAGTTCGACGTCCTCACCATAGGTACCTACGAGACTCCGCTCTGGGGTGCCAAGGGCTGGTTGGAGCCGATGAAGGAGCTACCCGCGAGCTACGACGTCAACGACATCTTCCCGGCCGTAAGGGAGGGCCTGTCGGTCAGGGGGACCCTCTATGCCCTGCCGTTCTATGGCGAGAGCACCGTCACCTACTATCGCAAGGACCTGTTCCAGCAGGCCGGCCTTACCATGCCCGCCCAACCCACTTGGTCGCAGCTGGGCGCCTTCGCCGCCAAGCTCAACCAGCCGGACAAGGAACAGTACGGTCTGTGCCTGAGGGGCAAGCCCGGCTGGGGTGAGAACGTCGCGCTCATCAGCATCCTGGCCAACGCCTTCGGCGCCCGCTGGTTCGACATGCAGTGGCAGCCACAACTCACCAGTCCCGAGTGGAAGGCCGCCGCCACCTTCTATGTCGACACCCTGCGCAAATACGGGCCGCCCGGTGCTTCCAGCAACGGCTTCAACGAAAACCTGGCACTGTTCAACAGCGGCAAGTGCGCCCTCTGGGTCGACGCCAGCGTGGCCGGCTCCTTCACCACCGACAAGAGCCAGAGCAAGGTAGCCGATCAGGTCGGTTTCGCCGCCTCGCCCCACGAGGTCACCGACAAGGGCTCGTCCTGGCTGTACGCCTGGTCACTGGGCATCCCGGCCACCTCCAAGCACAAGGACGCGGCCAAGGCCTTCATCACCTGGGCCACTTCGAAGGACTACATCAAGTTGGTGGCGGACAAGGACGGCATCGCCAACGTGCCGCCGGGCACCCGCGAATCCACCTACAGCCCGGCCTACCTGGCGGCGGCGCCCTTCGCCAAGATCACCCTGGAGATGATGCAGCACGCCGATCCGGCGCATCCCTCGGCCCAGCCGGTGCCCTATGTCGGTATCCAGTACGTGACCATCCCCGAGTTCCAGGCCATAGGCACCAGCGTCGGCCAGTTGTTCGCCGCCGCGCTCACCGGGCAGATGAGCGTCGACCAGGCGCTGAACGCCGCACAAACCTCCACGGCCCGCGAGATGAAGCGCGCCGGTTATCCCAAATAG
- a CDS encoding L-iditol 2-dehydrogenase, producing MNRLEGKSALITGAARGIGKAFAQAYLKEGARVAIADINSERAQATATELGEGAYAVTMDVTDQASIEAAIAQVVATAGKLDILVNNAALFDLAPIVEITRESYDRLFSINVAGTLFTLQAAARQMIAQGHGGKIINMASQAGRRGEALVAVYCATKAAVISLTQSAGLNLIEHRINVNAIAPGVVDGEHWEGVDALFARYENRPLGEKKRLVGEAVPYGRMGTAEDLVGMAIFLASSDSDFVVSQTYNVDGGNWMS from the coding sequence GTGAACAGACTGGAAGGAAAAAGCGCCCTCATCACCGGCGCCGCGCGTGGCATCGGCAAGGCCTTCGCCCAGGCCTATCTCAAGGAAGGGGCAAGGGTGGCGATCGCCGACATCAACAGCGAAAGAGCCCAGGCGACCGCTACGGAGCTGGGGGAAGGCGCCTATGCGGTGACGATGGACGTCACCGATCAGGCCTCCATCGAGGCGGCCATCGCCCAGGTGGTCGCCACCGCCGGCAAGCTGGATATCCTGGTCAACAACGCGGCCCTGTTCGATCTGGCCCCCATCGTCGAGATCACCCGGGAAAGCTACGACCGACTGTTCTCGATCAATGTGGCCGGCACCCTCTTCACCCTGCAGGCCGCGGCGCGGCAGATGATCGCCCAGGGCCATGGCGGCAAGATCATCAACATGGCCAGCCAGGCGGGCCGCCGCGGCGAGGCGCTGGTGGCCGTCTATTGCGCGACCAAGGCCGCGGTGATCAGCCTTACCCAGTCGGCCGGGCTCAACCTCATCGAGCACCGCATCAACGTCAATGCCATCGCCCCTGGGGTGGTCGACGGCGAGCATTGGGAAGGCGTGGACGCCCTCTTCGCCCGTTATGAAAACCGTCCCCTGGGTGAAAAGAAGCGCCTGGTCGGCGAAGCCGTGCCCTACGGTCGCATGGGGACGGCAGAGGATCTGGTCGGTATGGCGATATTCCTCGCCTCCAGTGACAGCGACTTCGTGGTCTCCCAGACCTATAACGTGGATGGCGGCAACTGGATGAGTTGA
- a CDS encoding DUF1349 domain-containing protein, translating into MTLAKTLPSLWLNEPTHWSEADGLLQIRTDAGTDFWQKTQYGFERDSGHFLGYAAGNDFTVQVRITGTFTQLYDQAGLMVRASTEHWCKTGLEISDDIPHLGSVLTQGYSDWALGPMPDAVWGFWLRLTLHAEVLRIQYSLDGLTWPLLRLCRFTADEGETLEVGPYCCSPQREGLEVTFADLQIGPAIVKDLHDLS; encoded by the coding sequence ATGACTCTCGCCAAGACCCTGCCATCCCTCTGGCTGAATGAGCCGACGCACTGGTCGGAGGCGGACGGGCTGTTACAGATCCGCACCGACGCAGGCACCGACTTCTGGCAGAAGACTCAATACGGCTTTGAGCGGGATAGCGGGCATTTTCTCGGCTATGCGGCCGGAAACGACTTCACCGTCCAGGTGCGCATCACCGGCACCTTTACCCAGCTCTATGACCAGGCCGGCCTGATGGTCCGGGCAAGTACCGAACATTGGTGCAAGACCGGGCTGGAGATCAGCGATGACATCCCCCACCTGGGCAGCGTGCTGACCCAGGGCTATTCCGATTGGGCCCTGGGGCCCATGCCCGATGCGGTCTGGGGTTTCTGGCTGCGCTTGACGCTGCATGCCGAGGTGCTGCGCATCCAGTACTCCCTGGATGGCTTGACCTGGCCGCTGCTGCGCCTGTGTCGTTTTACGGCGGATGAAGGCGAAACGCTGGAGGTCGGCCCCTATTGCTGTTCGCCACAGCGGGAAGGCCTGGAGGTGACCTTCGCCGACCTCCAGATCGGGCCGGCGATCGTCAAGGACTTGCACGATCTGAGCTAG
- a CDS encoding MHS family MFS transporter, translating to MAPIIATALLAHYRSPEPTALYLGCMALITVVATLFTPETYTRQQRREDRAVLNSRQQPYPSSPSAVMP from the coding sequence TTGGCCCCGATCATCGCCACCGCGCTGCTGGCGCACTATCGCTCGCCAGAGCCCACTGCTCTGTACCTGGGTTGCATGGCCTTGATCACCGTGGTCGCCACCCTCTTTACGCCCGAGACCTACACCCGCCAGCAGCGTCGGGAAGACCGAGCTGTGCTCAACTCGAGGCAGCAGCCCTATCCATCCTCGCCGTCAGCGGTTATGCCCTGA
- a CDS encoding catalase family peroxidase translates to MTSSQRKIPWLPLLGIGAIVSGLSFTFAWASGWIGNRVTTRTFLGASLDDFEPGYRRAHGKGVCFVGVFRSSGAAASLSQARVFSQAALPALGRFSIGAVDPHAADNSTATVSMALLLTADDHSQWRMKLNNAPYFDTRSPEGFLAQQQAFAPDPLTGKPDPVRVTAFLAAYPEARKAIERKAKAPWPSSFAGAQYNVINAFILVTADGKRQPVRWSMRPHTAFVGVSGEQRSQARHDVLFEDVAQRLTKGPLYWDLVLQLADPGDPVDDPSQPWPSERRQVVAGTLEVRSVADQRLGGCRDVNFDPTLVPPGIELSADPVLAARAGIYSHSYNARLREIAQGKAKDAVSQQEPTP, encoded by the coding sequence ATGACAAGCTCGCAGCGCAAGATCCCTTGGTTACCTCTACTGGGCATAGGCGCTATCGTCAGTGGCCTTTCCTTCACCTTTGCCTGGGCCTCTGGTTGGATAGGCAACCGTGTCACCACTCGCACCTTCCTCGGCGCGAGCTTAGACGACTTCGAACCAGGCTACCGCCGCGCCCACGGCAAGGGCGTCTGCTTCGTCGGCGTTTTCCGCAGCAGTGGCGCTGCCGCCTCCCTATCCCAAGCGCGCGTCTTCTCCCAAGCTGCACTGCCCGCCCTGGGGCGCTTTTCCATCGGTGCCGTGGATCCCCACGCGGCGGACAACTCGACAGCCACGGTCAGCATGGCACTGCTGCTCACCGCCGATGATCACTCCCAGTGGCGCATGAAGCTCAATAACGCGCCTTACTTCGATACCCGCAGTCCAGAAGGCTTTCTTGCGCAACAACAGGCATTTGCGCCGGATCCGCTAACTGGCAAACCCGACCCAGTGCGCGTCACCGCCTTCCTCGCGGCCTATCCTGAAGCGCGCAAGGCAATTGAACGCAAGGCCAAGGCGCCATGGCCCAGTAGCTTTGCCGGTGCCCAATACAACGTCATCAACGCCTTCATCCTGGTCACAGCTGACGGCAAGCGCCAACCGGTACGCTGGTCCATGCGTCCCCACACTGCCTTTGTCGGCGTTTCTGGCGAGCAGCGAAGCCAGGCGCGTCACGACGTCCTGTTCGAAGACGTGGCCCAGCGGCTGACCAAGGGGCCGCTCTATTGGGACCTGGTTCTGCAGCTCGCCGATCCGGGTGATCCGGTCGACGACCCCTCGCAACCTTGGCCATCGGAGCGCCGTCAAGTGGTGGCCGGTACCCTGGAGGTCCGCAGCGTGGCCGACCAACGCCTGGGCGGCTGTCGCGACGTCAACTTCGATCCTACACTGGTGCCTCCGGGTATCGAGTTGTCTGCAGATCCGGTTTTAGCAGCCCGCGCCGGAATCTATTCGCACTCTTATAACGCTCGTTTACGCGAGATCGCCCAGGGCAAGGCGAAGGATGCCGTGAGCCAGCAGGAACCCACGCCATGA
- a CDS encoding cytochrome b, giving the protein MNHRPKHFNGLARTLHWLMAVAIIAMLFIGAGMMTSLTWRPWLINLHQPLGIAILLLAVLRLANRLLSPVPELPSSLPRWQVSAALASHRLLYLLMICLPLLGWAVRSAGNWPVTLAPGWYLPAIVAPNSTLYAWLRLAHTAFAWLLFALILGHLGAALVHAWIHRDGVFSSMARGQKKTEVEA; this is encoded by the coding sequence ATGAACCACCGCCCCAAGCATTTCAACGGACTCGCTCGTACGCTTCACTGGCTGATGGCCGTCGCGATCATCGCCATGCTATTCATCGGTGCGGGCATGATGACATCCCTGACCTGGCGGCCCTGGTTGATCAATCTGCACCAGCCGCTCGGCATCGCCATCTTGCTATTGGCCGTGCTACGCCTGGCTAACCGGCTGCTGAGTCCCGTTCCCGAGTTGCCCTCCAGCCTGCCGCGCTGGCAGGTAAGCGCGGCCCTGGCCTCGCATCGACTGCTCTATCTACTGATGATCTGCCTGCCCCTGTTGGGCTGGGCCGTGCGTTCAGCCGGCAACTGGCCGGTCACCTTGGCACCTGGCTGGTATCTACCCGCCATCGTTGCCCCTAACAGCACGCTCTACGCCTGGCTGCGCCTGGCACACACGGCATTCGCCTGGTTGCTCTTCGCGTTGATCCTCGGCCACCTCGGCGCCGCCCTGGTGCACGCCTGGATTCATCGGGATGGCGTCTTCTCCAGCATGGCGCGCGGCCAGAAAAAAACTGAGGTCGAGGCTTAG
- a CDS encoding DNA replication terminus site-binding protein — MYEDIKNAFETLKSTINAFNELWPSKVVAAQVWRLPLLAQQRVPDHIAVEVFDGAEAVALTQEALLAFHLQPGQAPGTVSRLPGYIALAEPLVEEILAINTCKSAFSAAIEQTRLELELAPEARPRIMRKALGGAFNTKQLIRKVQGFPDPVRQLTFTWAGHTSGGERVKVAKVREQLKTLALARADRERIALDRTPEWQEHQALNRMADDDILVRHKKIAPHPRAMLWFGEESRYDAMIHANLPVFVVPAQDGMQVVDLRDFDRTQRGALRPDIKPRREVLATRLLYLPTENPARPVAQRHNEATLKRSTYSR; from the coding sequence ATGTACGAAGACATCAAGAACGCCTTCGAGACCCTCAAGAGCACCATTAATGCCTTCAACGAGCTATGGCCGAGCAAGGTGGTGGCTGCTCAGGTTTGGCGACTGCCGCTGCTGGCTCAGCAGCGGGTGCCGGATCACATCGCCGTGGAAGTCTTCGATGGCGCAGAGGCGGTGGCGCTCACCCAGGAGGCCTTGCTGGCCTTTCACCTGCAGCCTGGCCAGGCGCCGGGCACGGTGAGCCGGCTGCCAGGCTACATCGCGCTCGCCGAGCCTCTGGTCGAGGAAATCCTGGCCATCAACACCTGCAAGAGCGCCTTCAGCGCGGCGATCGAGCAGACACGCCTGGAACTGGAGCTGGCTCCAGAGGCGCGGCCGCGGATCATGCGCAAGGCCTTGGGTGGGGCGTTCAATACCAAGCAACTGATCCGCAAGGTGCAGGGTTTCCCCGATCCAGTACGGCAGCTGACCTTTACCTGGGCCGGTCATACCTCTGGCGGTGAGCGGGTCAAGGTGGCGAAGGTAAGGGAACAGTTGAAGACCCTGGCCCTGGCCCGCGCGGACCGCGAACGGATCGCCCTCGATCGCACACCGGAATGGCAGGAGCACCAGGCGCTCAACCGGATGGCGGACGATGACATCCTGGTCAGGCACAAGAAGATCGCGCCGCATCCGCGCGCGATGCTGTGGTTCGGTGAAGAGAGCCGCTACGACGCCATGATCCACGCGAACCTGCCGGTATTCGTGGTGCCGGCCCAGGACGGCATGCAGGTGGTGGATTTGCGGGATTTCGATCGCACCCAACGTGGCGCGCTACGACCCGATATCAAGCCTCGTCGCGAAGTACTGGCAACACGATTGCTGTACCTCCCCACCGAGAACCCGGCGCGACCGGTCGCGCAGCGGCACAACGAAGCGACCCTCAAGAGATCCACCTATAGCCGGTGA
- a CDS encoding alkaline phosphatase D family protein, whose product MSLLRPDRRRVLQGLGATLLLPALGSRTWAAPSGRPVVTDGVQAGDVTQDRALIWSRTDRPARLLVEWDTQASFSSPRKVLGPVTTAAQDYTARLDLARLPADQHIFYRVRFEDVDTGALSEPVAGHLRSAPTQRGDIRFVWGGDTVGQGFGINPDIGGMRIYNAMRERRPDFFLHSGDTIYADGPVPAQLTVEEGRIWRNVTTEAKSKVAETLDEFRGNYRYNLMDDHLRRFNAEVPQVWQWDDHETTNNWSPSKQLDDRYKVKDIGLLSGRSRQAFLEYAPMRGVSADGAGRIYRRIAYGPLLDVFVLDMRSYRAGNDSNLGDDASGKGAFLGREQLDWLKQELQSSRATWKVIAADMPIGLQVPDGKDDQGQPRWEAIANGDPGQPKGRELEIAELLGFIARQQIRNTLWLTADVHYCAAHHYHPDRAAFQDFEPFWEFVAGPLNAGSFGPNPLDATFGPSVVFQKAPPQPNTSPLSKFQFFGEVEIDGESAELKVTLRNQDGEAQFAQLLKPVQSNTTPI is encoded by the coding sequence ATGTCCCTGCTTCGTCCTGATCGACGCCGTGTCCTGCAAGGCCTGGGGGCCACGCTGTTGTTACCGGCCCTGGGCTCCCGTACCTGGGCGGCGCCCTCCGGCCGGCCTGTCGTGACCGACGGCGTCCAGGCCGGGGATGTGACCCAGGATCGGGCCCTGATCTGGAGCCGGACGGATCGACCGGCACGCCTCCTGGTGGAGTGGGATACCCAGGCGAGCTTCAGCTCGCCGCGCAAGGTGCTGGGGCCGGTAACCACGGCGGCCCAGGACTATACGGCCCGTCTCGATCTCGCCAGGCTGCCCGCCGATCAGCACATCTTCTATCGGGTCCGCTTCGAGGACGTGGATACCGGAGCGCTCAGCGAGCCAGTCGCCGGACACCTGCGCTCGGCACCGACGCAGCGTGGCGACATCAGATTCGTCTGGGGTGGCGATACAGTGGGGCAGGGCTTCGGGATCAATCCCGATATCGGCGGTATGCGCATCTACAACGCCATGCGCGAGCGCCGTCCGGATTTCTTCCTGCACAGCGGCGATACCATCTATGCCGACGGCCCGGTGCCGGCCCAATTGACCGTGGAAGAGGGCCGCATCTGGCGCAACGTCACCACGGAAGCCAAGAGCAAGGTGGCCGAGACGCTCGACGAATTCCGCGGCAACTATCGCTACAACCTGATGGATGACCATCTGCGGCGGTTCAATGCCGAGGTGCCCCAGGTCTGGCAATGGGATGACCACGAGACCACCAACAACTGGTCGCCAAGCAAGCAGTTGGACGACCGCTACAAGGTCAAGGATATCGGTCTCCTCAGCGGTCGTTCTCGCCAGGCCTTCCTGGAATACGCGCCCATGCGCGGTGTATCCGCCGACGGGGCAGGGCGCATCTACCGGAGGATCGCCTACGGCCCGCTGCTGGACGTCTTCGTCCTGGATATGCGCAGCTATCGCGCTGGGAACGACAGCAACCTGGGAGATGACGCGAGCGGGAAAGGGGCGTTCCTCGGGCGAGAGCAACTGGATTGGCTCAAGCAGGAGCTGCAGTCATCGCGGGCCACCTGGAAGGTCATCGCCGCCGACATGCCTATCGGACTGCAGGTACCGGACGGCAAGGACGATCAGGGACAGCCGCGTTGGGAAGCCATCGCCAATGGCGATCCCGGCCAACCCAAGGGGCGGGAGTTGGAGATAGCCGAGTTGCTGGGTTTCATTGCTCGCCAGCAAATCCGCAACACCCTGTGGTTGACCGCCGACGTGCATTATTGCGCGGCTCACCATTACCACCCGGATCGGGCAGCCTTCCAGGATTTCGAACCCTTCTGGGAGTTCGTCGCCGGCCCGCTCAACGCCGGTAGCTTCGGGCCGAATCCGCTGGATGCCACCTTTGGCCCCAGCGTCGTATTCCAGAAGGCGCCGCCCCAGCCAAACACCTCACCCCTGAGCAAATTCCAGTTCTTTGGGGAAGTGGAGATCGATGGAGAATCGGCCGAGTTGAAGGTCACCTTGCGCAATCAGGATGGGGAAGCCCAATTCGCTCAACTGCTGAAACCCGTCCAGAGTAATACCACCCCTATATAG
- a CDS encoding 3-phosphoshikimate 1-carboxyvinyltransferase: MSARPYITVTPPNAALKGRIAPPGSKSITNRALLLAALAKGTSRLTGALKSDDTRHMSEALRLMGVTIEEPDATTFVVTSSGRLQQPSQPLFLGNAGTAVRFLTAAVATVDGAVTLTGDAYMQKRPIAPLLDTLNANGIQVAAPTGCPPVTVQGQGRLTARRFEVDAGLSSQYVSALLMLAALGSEPVDVALRGSEIGARGYVDLTVAAMRAFGAEVEQLDAATWRVAPTGYVARDYFIEPDASAATYLWAAQALTGGAIDLGVADDGFTQPDAKAREYIAAFPQLPAVIDGSQMQDAIPTLAVVSAFNETPVRFVGLANLRVKECDRVAALHDGLNAIRPGLASVEGDDLLVAADPALAGSQVDAVIETHADHRIAMCFALAGLKVAGIRILDPECVGKTYPEYWNALRSLNVQLHEGVEA, translated from the coding sequence ATGTCTGCCAGACCCTACATCACCGTTACCCCTCCCAACGCTGCGCTGAAGGGGCGGATCGCCCCGCCCGGCTCCAAGTCCATCACCAATCGCGCCCTGCTCCTGGCCGCTCTGGCGAAGGGAACGAGTCGCCTGACCGGCGCGCTCAAGAGCGATGACACCCGCCATATGTCCGAGGCCTTGCGGCTGATGGGCGTCACCATCGAGGAGCCGGATGCCACTACCTTCGTGGTGACCAGCTCTGGTCGCCTGCAGCAGCCCTCCCAACCGCTGTTTCTCGGCAACGCTGGCACCGCGGTGCGCTTCCTTACCGCGGCGGTGGCGACCGTTGATGGCGCCGTCACCCTGACCGGCGATGCCTATATGCAGAAGCGCCCCATCGCGCCCCTGCTCGACACCCTGAACGCCAATGGCATCCAGGTAGCAGCCCCGACGGGCTGCCCGCCGGTGACGGTCCAGGGTCAGGGGCGCCTCACCGCCCGGCGTTTCGAGGTCGATGCCGGGCTGTCCAGCCAGTACGTCTCGGCATTGTTGATGCTGGCCGCCCTGGGCAGCGAGCCCGTGGACGTGGCCTTGCGCGGTAGCGAGATTGGCGCGCGTGGCTACGTCGATCTGACCGTGGCCGCGATGCGCGCCTTCGGCGCCGAGGTGGAACAACTCGATGCCGCTACCTGGCGGGTCGCCCCGACCGGCTACGTGGCCCGCGACTATTTCATCGAGCCGGATGCCTCGGCCGCCACCTACCTCTGGGCCGCCCAGGCACTGACCGGCGGCGCCATCGACCTGGGGGTCGCCGACGATGGCTTCACCCAGCCCGATGCCAAGGCCCGCGAATACATCGCCGCCTTTCCGCAGTTGCCGGCCGTGATCGATGGCTCCCAGATGCAGGACGCCATTCCCACGCTGGCCGTAGTGTCGGCCTTCAACGAGACGCCGGTGCGTTTCGTGGGGCTGGCCAACCTGCGCGTAAAAGAGTGCGACCGGGTAGCCGCGCTGCACGATGGCCTGAATGCCATCCGCCCCGGCCTGGCCAGCGTGGAAGGTGACGACTTGCTGGTGGCGGCCGATCCGGCATTGGCGGGCAGCCAGGTCGACGCGGTAATCGAAACCCACGCCGATCACCGCATCGCCATGTGCTTCGCCCTGGCCGGTCTCAAGGTCGCGGGCATCCGCATTCTCGATCCGGAATGCGTCGGCAAGACCTATCCTGAGTACTGGAATGCCCTGCGCAGTTTGAATGTCCAACTGCACGAGGGTGTCGAGGCCTAA